In the genome of Leptolyngbya iicbica LK, one region contains:
- a CDS encoding formylglycine-generating enzyme family protein — protein MTEAQCTAQPGFIFVAGGPFQAGSDAAERDYGYQISAEAIGDTPAAIAAAQQRLEARQWFAGEQPSTQIDQPAFCIAANLVTQADYQAFVDATNHRAPDISAADYQAQGFLVHPYTAVQPYLWQANQPPSDRRHHPVVLVSYADALTYAEWRGQQDGVTYRLPTELEWQKAARGTDGRYFPWGNPWQAEATNWGGSGLDGTSEIATFPLSRSPYGVEDMAGNVFEFTSTLTNDGTRAVMKGCSWDDLPGFCRAAYRHTRPVESRHILFGFRLVME, from the coding sequence ATGACGGAAGCTCAGTGTACCGCCCAACCAGGCTTCATTTTTGTCGCAGGTGGCCCCTTTCAAGCCGGTAGTGATGCGGCGGAACGAGACTATGGCTATCAGATTTCCGCCGAGGCAATCGGGGACACTCCCGCAGCGATCGCGGCGGCCCAACAACGGCTAGAAGCCCGACAATGGTTTGCGGGCGAACAGCCTTCGACTCAAATTGATCAGCCCGCTTTTTGCATTGCGGCCAATTTGGTCACCCAAGCGGACTACCAAGCGTTTGTGGATGCCACCAACCATCGCGCCCCCGACATCTCCGCCGCCGATTATCAAGCGCAGGGCTTTCTCGTGCATCCTTACACAGCGGTGCAGCCTTATCTTTGGCAAGCCAATCAGCCCCCTAGCGATCGCCGCCACCATCCCGTCGTGCTGGTTTCCTATGCCGATGCCCTGACCTATGCCGAGTGGCGAGGCCAGCAAGATGGCGTCACCTATCGCCTACCGACTGAACTGGAATGGCAAAAAGCGGCTCGCGGCACCGATGGCCGCTATTTTCCCTGGGGCAACCCGTGGCAGGCTGAGGCGACGAACTGGGGCGGCAGCGGCCTCGATGGCACCAGCGAGATAGCCACCTTTCCCCTGAGTCGCAGCCCCTACGGCGTCGAAGACATGGCGGGCAACGTTTTCGAATTCACCAGCACGTTAACGAATGACGGCACCCGAGCCGTGATGAAAGGCTGCTCTTGGGATGACCTGCCGGGATTTTGTCGGGCGGCCTATCGCCATACTCGCCCGGTGGAGTCGCGACATATTTTGTTTGGCTTTCGCTTGGTGATGGAGTAA
- a CDS encoding sensor domain-containing diguanylate cyclase: MTVYTVILMTLLGDLLFHISQSQSQPYYDRIGTVLVFFHSIALVGLLAMLWHRRDRTIAMQLAPPARDIVAAEARLRQIQRLAQVGDWRLEVATGLIHWSEELFHIFGLKVTAATPTFEEFFRLIPLSERDYVRQTVEQSLQRGTPFKLDHGVCRPDGSRRYVTCQGEAIVDDAGAVIYLVGTVRDITDYKRLELDLQTSEAQLNDVLNTAIAAIFSFRLYRDRTWDYVYVSAGVETIYGYAPAEFLATPELWLTRVHPDDQVSVIPGLIDQYFQEQRVQAEFRILNRQGDVRWLASSTVSHYSVDQDCWLVTAVDMDISDRKHAEIAARQQSALLRQVIDSIPHHIFAKDETGQFFLANQAAAAVHGVTPEELVGHREIDFNPHLDHAWLTQVIAVNQAVMDSQRSHTLPDSQLPHHTGEQRWYQVHLTPYVDLAGQVRGIIGNALDLNGRKRLELALQASEAQLTMTLNAAQASIISYRLQRDGQFEYLYISPGCETLLGYTAAEMMADRSLWQSRVVEEDWQTVFLPRLEDIFYERPLSLEYRFHHRDGLIRWIGTELTSTYEPDTDTWLVTLVDIDISDRKQAELAYQQGEARLRSILNSSPYSIFLKDRQGRYTYVNPAYEQMSQLPAAELLGKSDYDILPREFAVTCEASDNTAMAADQPVIFEEDVPWENGTQTLLITKFALCHPDASEPYGVCGMVLNITERKTMEIALRDSQRQYQTLVDSVDSIVWEADPATLQFTFVSPQAERILGYPTAAWLEPGFWLDHVVPEDVDAACTYCAACIEQGQDHQIEYRMVAADGRIVWIQDLVKLVYNGPHLVKLVGLLLDISDRKQAEADLWESQQLLKRILDSVPQSIFWKDRQSVFLGCNQKMADDAGLASPEEIVGKTDHDLPWLPEETAYYQQIDREVMTTGEPQLRIIEAQHNADGQAIWLETNKVPLENVAGEVVGILGTYEDITDRKATEEALYYSEAKFRAVFEQSTVGIAMIDESGRFLMVNDAYAAITGYSPTELLSMYGRDVIHPDEISACEQYLQAMQKGEQSSLSLEKRYVCKDGQLKWVHVHLSAVMVRNGQVLNFITGIVVDITARKATEAALRQQTAQERMFSRVVQAIRSSLDLATIFAGAGQEANELLGISRVAIVQYLPEQACWRHVMEYRSRPETPDTTGLEVADADNPFAARLKQREVVLIESTATVDDLANRAHAEQFPGSWLLVPIIVNDEIWGSFSLLKDEQESPEATFSASQVELAQRLADQLAIAIQQSTLYGQLQAANEQLQYLATHDELTQLANRRYFDEELAREWYRWARSPDDTWLSLVLCDIDCFKQYNDHYGHLQGDDCLTQVAQALQRGGQRPADLIARYGGEEFAIILPETNDVGALHVVQQMQAAIAALNLPHAASTVASQVTLSFGIACLQHAGTTPDATAIAPTPEALVDQADQALYKAKSQGRNRYHLSYLTA; encoded by the coding sequence GTGACTGTTTATACGGTCATTTTGATGACTTTGCTGGGTGATTTGTTATTTCACATCAGTCAGTCCCAGTCACAGCCATACTATGACCGCATCGGTACAGTCTTGGTGTTTTTTCATAGCATCGCCTTGGTGGGATTACTGGCTATGTTGTGGCATCGGCGCGATCGCACGATCGCAATGCAGCTGGCACCTCCGGCACGGGATATTGTTGCCGCCGAAGCCCGACTGCGACAGATTCAACGGCTGGCCCAGGTCGGTGATTGGCGTTTAGAGGTCGCCACTGGGTTGATTCACTGGTCCGAAGAGCTGTTCCACATATTTGGTTTAAAGGTGACGGCGGCGACCCCGACCTTTGAGGAATTTTTTCGACTCATTCCATTGAGTGAACGGGACTATGTCCGGCAGACGGTTGAGCAAAGCCTGCAGCGGGGGACGCCGTTTAAGTTGGATCATGGGGTGTGTCGCCCAGATGGCTCTCGTCGCTATGTGACTTGTCAGGGAGAAGCGATTGTCGATGACGCTGGAGCCGTGATCTATCTCGTTGGTACAGTTCGCGATATCACTGATTACAAGCGTTTAGAGCTGGATTTACAAACTTCAGAAGCACAACTGAATGATGTGTTGAACACGGCGATCGCTGCCATTTTTAGTTTTCGACTTTATCGCGATCGCACTTGGGACTACGTTTATGTATCGGCTGGGGTTGAGACTATTTATGGGTATGCGCCCGCTGAGTTTTTGGCTACCCCAGAGCTGTGGCTCACCCGCGTGCATCCCGACGATCAAGTGTCGGTGATTCCGGGTTTAATCGACCAGTATTTTCAAGAACAGCGGGTGCAGGCGGAGTTTCGCATTTTGAATCGCCAAGGTGATGTCCGCTGGTTAGCGAGCAGCACCGTGTCGCATTACTCTGTCGATCAAGACTGCTGGCTGGTTACGGCAGTCGATATGGACATTAGCGATCGCAAGCATGCCGAAATTGCGGCTCGTCAGCAGTCCGCCCTCCTCCGACAAGTCATTGACTCGATTCCGCACCATATTTTTGCCAAAGACGAAACGGGGCAGTTTTTCCTGGCGAATCAAGCGGCGGCTGCCGTCCATGGGGTCACCCCTGAGGAGTTGGTGGGCCATCGCGAAATCGATTTTAATCCCCATTTAGATCATGCCTGGCTGACGCAAGTCATAGCGGTGAATCAGGCGGTAATGGACAGTCAGCGATCGCACACCCTGCCCGATAGTCAATTACCGCACCATACGGGTGAGCAACGCTGGTATCAGGTGCATCTCACCCCCTATGTTGATCTGGCGGGGCAGGTGCGGGGCATCATTGGCAATGCGCTCGATCTCAATGGTCGCAAACGCCTGGAACTGGCCCTACAAGCCTCCGAAGCCCAACTCACGATGACGCTGAATGCGGCCCAAGCTTCCATCATCAGCTACCGTTTGCAGCGCGACGGCCAGTTTGAGTATCTGTATATATCGCCGGGCTGTGAAACCCTGTTGGGCTATACCGCTGCTGAAATGATGGCCGATCGCAGTTTGTGGCAGTCCCGGGTGGTAGAGGAAGATTGGCAAACTGTGTTTCTGCCCCGATTGGAGGATATCTTTTACGAACGTCCCCTCTCGTTGGAATATCGCTTTCATCATCGCGATGGCCTTATCCGGTGGATCGGGACTGAACTCACCTCGACCTACGAACCCGACACCGATACCTGGTTAGTCACGTTGGTGGATATTGATATCAGCGATCGCAAACAAGCCGAACTCGCCTATCAACAGGGCGAAGCGCGCCTGCGTTCCATCCTCAACAGTTCCCCTTACAGCATTTTTCTGAAAGATCGCCAGGGTCGCTACACCTATGTCAATCCGGCCTACGAGCAGATGAGTCAGCTCCCTGCCGCCGAACTCCTGGGCAAAAGCGACTACGATATCTTGCCCCGCGAGTTTGCGGTCACCTGTGAAGCCAGCGACAACACCGCGATGGCCGCCGATCAGCCCGTCATCTTTGAAGAAGACGTGCCCTGGGAAAACGGTACCCAAACCCTACTGATTACCAAGTTTGCCCTGTGCCATCCTGATGCCAGCGAACCCTATGGCGTTTGCGGCATGGTGCTGAATATCACTGAGCGCAAAACGATGGAAATCGCGCTCCGGGACTCGCAGCGCCAGTATCAAACCCTGGTGGATTCAGTGGACAGCATCGTTTGGGAAGCCGACCCAGCGACGTTGCAATTTACTTTTGTCAGCCCGCAGGCTGAACGCATTTTGGGCTATCCCACGGCGGCTTGGCTAGAACCCGGCTTTTGGCTCGACCATGTGGTGCCGGAAGATGTGGATGCCGCCTGTACTTACTGCGCTGCCTGTATCGAGCAAGGCCAAGACCATCAGATTGAATACCGCATGGTGGCGGCAGATGGGCGCATTGTTTGGATTCAAGACCTGGTCAAGCTGGTTTATAACGGGCCGCACCTGGTCAAGTTAGTGGGCTTGCTGTTGGATATTAGCGATCGCAAGCAAGCTGAAGCCGATCTCTGGGAATCGCAGCAACTCCTAAAGCGCATTTTAGACAGCGTGCCCCAGTCTATCTTCTGGAAAGATCGCCAGTCAGTTTTCCTCGGCTGCAACCAAAAAATGGCCGACGATGCTGGCCTAGCTTCACCAGAGGAGATTGTGGGCAAAACGGATCATGATCTGCCCTGGCTACCAGAAGAAACTGCCTACTATCAACAAATCGATCGTGAGGTGATGACTACTGGTGAACCGCAGCTGCGCATCATCGAAGCTCAGCATAATGCCGACGGTCAGGCAATTTGGCTGGAAACCAACAAAGTGCCCCTAGAAAATGTGGCGGGTGAAGTCGTGGGCATTTTGGGGACTTACGAAGACATTACCGACCGCAAAGCCACCGAGGAAGCCCTGTATTACAGCGAAGCCAAATTTCGCGCTGTGTTTGAACAAAGCACGGTGGGCATCGCCATGATCGACGAGTCGGGTCGATTTTTAATGGTCAACGATGCCTACGCGGCGATTACCGGCTACAGCCCAACCGAATTGCTGTCGATGTATGGCCGCGATGTCATTCACCCTGACGAAATATCCGCTTGCGAACAATACCTGCAAGCGATGCAGAAAGGCGAACAGTCGTCGCTCTCGCTTGAAAAACGCTATGTCTGTAAAGACGGTCAACTCAAGTGGGTGCATGTGCATTTGAGTGCGGTCATGGTGCGCAATGGCCAAGTGCTGAACTTTATCACCGGGATTGTGGTCGATATCACTGCCCGCAAGGCCACCGAAGCCGCCCTGAGGCAACAAACGGCTCAAGAGCGAATGTTTAGCCGGGTTGTCCAGGCGATTCGCAGTTCCCTGGATTTAGCAACGATTTTTGCCGGGGCGGGGCAAGAGGCCAATGAGCTTTTAGGGATTAGTCGGGTCGCGATCGTGCAGTATCTGCCTGAGCAAGCTTGCTGGCGACATGTGATGGAATATCGCAGCCGACCGGAGACGCCTGATACGACCGGCTTAGAAGTTGCCGATGCCGATAATCCCTTTGCCGCCCGACTCAAGCAGCGTGAAGTCGTTTTGATTGAGTCCACCGCCACCGTCGATGATCTCGCCAATCGTGCACATGCAGAGCAGTTTCCCGGCAGTTGGTTATTGGTGCCCATTATTGTGAATGATGAAATATGGGGCAGCTTTAGTCTGCTCAAAGATGAGCAAGAGTCGCCTGAGGCCACCTTTTCAGCCTCACAGGTCGAGCTCGCTCAGCGGCTGGCGGATCAGCTCGCGATCGCCATCCAACAATCCACCCTGTACGGTCAATTGCAGGCCGCTAACGAACAACTGCAATATTTGGCCACCCATGATGAACTCACCCAGTTAGCCAATCGTCGCTACTTTGATGAAGAACTTGCCCGCGAATGGTATCGCTGGGCCCGCAGCCCGGACGACACATGGCTGTCGCTAGTGCTCTGTGACATCGATTGTTTTAAGCAATACAACGATCACTACGGTCATTTGCAGGGTGACGACTGTTTAACCCAGGTGGCGCAGGCACTACAGCGAGGGGGGCAGCGCCCTGCCGATCTGATTGCCCGCTATGGTGGTGAAGAGTTTGCCATCATTTTGCCGGAGACGAATGACGTCGGAGCCCTGCATGTGGTGCAGCAAATGCAAGCGGCGATCGCCGCGCTGAATTTACCCCATGCCGCTTCGACCGTTGCCTCTCAGGTGACCCTCAGTTTTGGGATTGCTTGCCTGCAGCACGCTGGTACAACCCCCGACGCCACGGCAATCGCCCCCACCCCCGAGGCCTTAGTTGACCAGGCTGATCAGGCCCTATACAAAGCGAAATCCCAGGGGCGTAATCGCTACCACCTGAGCTATCTGACGGCCTAG
- a CDS encoding MarC family protein, with translation MTIISAAIVLLLILDPFGNLVTINTLLSDVPPKKRQRIILRESLIAYGIMVLFLFGGNPLLSFFGVESHTLRISGGIILFLIALGMVFPSRSAMPSSLDSEPFIVPIAMPLIAGPSAIAALLVMAKSDPQLLGNWLGALTFSMGIVGVILWASPWIFQRLGPRGALAVERLMGMLLIILSVQMMLDGVEQYLDF, from the coding sequence ATGACCATCATTTCCGCCGCGATTGTGTTGCTGCTCATTTTGGACCCGTTTGGCAACTTGGTGACCATCAACACCCTGTTGTCCGACGTGCCGCCCAAAAAGCGGCAGCGCATCATTCTGCGAGAATCGCTGATCGCCTACGGCATTATGGTGTTGTTTCTGTTTGGCGGCAATCCGCTGCTGTCGTTTTTTGGGGTCGAGTCCCACACGCTGAGAATTTCCGGCGGCATCATTTTGTTTCTCATTGCGTTGGGCATGGTGTTTCCCAGTCGTTCCGCGATGCCCTCTAGCCTGGATAGTGAACCCTTCATTGTGCCGATCGCGATGCCGTTGATTGCAGGGCCAAGTGCGATCGCGGCCCTGCTGGTGATGGCTAAATCTGACCCTCAACTGCTGGGCAACTGGCTCGGGGCGCTGACGTTTTCCATGGGCATTGTGGGGGTGATTTTGTGGGCCTCGCCGTGGATTTTTCAGCGGTTGGGACCCCGGGGAGCCCTCGCCGTGGAGCGGTTGATGGGGATGTTGCTGATCATCCTCTCGGTGCAGATGATGCTCGACGGGGTGGAGCAGTATCTCGACTTCTGA
- the ahr gene encoding NADPH-dependent aldehyde reductase Ahr produces the protein MIKAYAAQEPGGQLMPMEYDPGPLRDSDVEIDVEFCGICHSDLSMLDNEWGISEYPLVPGHEVIGRVAAIGSAVKSVKVGQQVGLGWFASSCMMCEWCLSGNHNLCPNAEQTIVGRHGGFADKVRAHEVWAIPLPDGIDATKAGPLFCGGITVFNPIIQSGIMPTDRVGVIGIGGLGHMALQFLRAWGCEVTAFSSSPEKTDEAQSMGAHHVVNSRDPEALGAIANSLDAIISTVSADLDWSVYINALRPKGRLHFVGVAPSPISTHVFPLIAGQKSLSATPLGSPANTATMLDFTQRHSIEPIIETFPFSQINEAMEKLRSGKPRYRIVLTPG, from the coding sequence ATGATCAAAGCCTACGCAGCCCAAGAACCCGGCGGCCAACTGATGCCGATGGAGTACGATCCCGGTCCCCTGCGCGACTCGGATGTCGAGATCGATGTCGAATTTTGCGGCATCTGTCACAGCGACCTCAGCATGTTGGACAACGAATGGGGGATCTCGGAATATCCCCTGGTGCCCGGGCATGAGGTGATTGGTCGGGTGGCGGCGATCGGCTCGGCTGTGAAGTCCGTCAAGGTGGGGCAACAGGTTGGTTTGGGCTGGTTTGCGAGTTCCTGCATGATGTGTGAGTGGTGCCTGTCGGGCAATCACAACCTGTGTCCCAATGCGGAACAAACCATCGTGGGCCGCCACGGCGGCTTTGCGGATAAAGTACGTGCCCATGAAGTGTGGGCCATTCCCCTCCCGGATGGCATCGACGCGACTAAGGCGGGGCCGTTGTTTTGCGGCGGCATTACGGTATTTAACCCGATCATCCAGTCCGGCATCATGCCCACCGATCGCGTTGGGGTGATTGGCATTGGCGGTTTGGGCCACATGGCGCTGCAATTTTTGCGGGCTTGGGGCTGCGAAGTCACAGCATTTTCCTCCAGTCCTGAAAAGACGGACGAAGCCCAATCGATGGGGGCGCACCATGTGGTGAACTCGCGAGATCCTGAGGCGTTGGGGGCGATCGCCAACTCCCTCGACGCCATTATTTCGACTGTGAGTGCCGACCTCGACTGGAGTGTCTACATCAATGCCCTGCGTCCCAAAGGTCGCTTGCACTTCGTCGGCGTTGCGCCCTCGCCCATTAGCACCCACGTCTTTCCGCTCATTGCCGGACAAAAGTCGCTGTCGGCGACGCCTCTGGGCAGTCCCGCCAACACCGCGACCATGCTGGACTTCACCCAGCGCCACAGCATCGAGCCCATCATCGAGACGTTCCCTTTCAGCCAAATCAACGAAGCGATGGAAAAACTGCGGAGCGGCAAGCCCCGCTACCGCATTGTGCTGACGCCCGGTTGA
- the dcd gene encoding dCTP deaminase, which yields MIKNDAWISQMADEGLIKPFEPRLIRHVDMGELNATRPVISYGLSSYGYDIRLSPSEFRIFRHIPGTVVDPKNFSPDNLEPTALRTDTSGSYFILPAHSYGLGVALERIQVPDNISVICIGKSTYARCGIIANLTPAEAGWRGHLTLEFSNSSSADCRIYANEGVVQLLFFEGEQCEVSYETRRGKYQDQPEQVTLARV from the coding sequence ATGATTAAAAACGACGCCTGGATTTCTCAAATGGCCGATGAAGGGCTGATCAAGCCGTTCGAGCCGCGCTTGATTCGTCATGTGGATATGGGAGAACTCAATGCCACTCGTCCGGTCATCAGTTACGGTCTGTCGTCCTACGGTTACGACATCCGCCTATCGCCCTCCGAGTTTCGGATTTTCCGCCACATTCCCGGCACCGTCGTCGATCCCAAAAACTTTAGCCCCGACAACTTGGAGCCCACCGCCCTGCGCACCGACACCAGCGGCAGCTACTTCATTCTGCCCGCTCACTCCTACGGCTTGGGCGTCGCACTGGAACGCATCCAAGTGCCTGACAACATCAGCGTCATTTGCATTGGCAAATCGACCTACGCTCGCTGCGGCATCATCGCCAACCTGACCCCCGCCGAAGCCGGCTGGCGCGGCCATCTGACGCTGGAATTTTCCAACTCATCCAGCGCGGACTGTCGCATCTACGCCAATGAAGGCGTCGTGCAGTTGCTCTTCTTTGAGGGCGAGCAGTGCGAAGTCAGCTACGAGACTCGACGCGGCAAGTACCAAGACCAGCCCGAGCAAGTGACCCTCGCCCGCGTTTAG